The Arabidopsis thaliana chromosome 5, partial sequence genomic interval TACTTTCcaatattttagataatttgtttatttgttttttctaccgagttttatttatagaatttggacattttcaaatacttttcaatattttttcttgtaattttgAATACGGATCGAATCCAGATAAAAGTTAATCTAAATAGTAAAATCTGATCGAAAACGAACTATGAAAAACTGAACCGTATCCATTCCAGCCcaaatattacaaatatcCTAACATGAAATATGAgcctaaaaatccaaaaaaattgaaaaacccAAACTGAACCCTAACGTCTAACCATAATTTAAATGATGTAAACGGGTCAGACGGtatgatcaaacaaacaaaaaaatcaagtagttttaaaagtaaattatgaatattatacagaaaatatgaattaaagGATAATAcagtatataatatatgttgaaatagacaggtaaaaaaaatataatgaatgATGCGAAACAAATTGATagtaaaaacatattaaaaatggttaaaaacataaatgttGTAGCTGAAATATTTTACTGCATAATATGATTATAAGTTAAAATCAATACAAATTTTAgacgaaaaaataaatacacgGACTGTACATGAAAAGTATAACAACGACAAAACTGGTGTATCACACACCCATGCGGTTCACGTTCACCAAGTTTTACTATGTAAACTgaaccatttttttcttttttctttttctacttttttttttaatcataaagCGCAATGTTGTAAGAATAATCATGAATGGAAGACATGGTTACAATCCAAAAGAACGGTGATATACCCGCATTCGTCCGCGTTACCACTCAATGGCATGGTCTCATGTCATTTCCTGTATTATAATGACATTGTCACTAGCTAGGTgatattttgttgtataattttatgaaactaaatcataatcttgtaataaataaaacatattgcTATAGCGATGTTGTATggaacatgttttttttgtttaacgtCACTGTATTCAACACTTAATAAGAGGGAGATGTCTACTTCAATGTATTCAACAACTAGAAAAGACTTTAGTATGCATGATTCAATAAACGTAAATGCACATTTTTGTGCCTAAATTAAAGtcattgattaaaaaaactagaatCATTTGCTTTAATTGTGCCTAAATCATTTGCGTTACGTtcattgatttaaaaaaactagaaaaagaGACTTTAATTGTGCCTAAATCATTTGCTTCCTAAATTAGATACTCCCGATTGCTGCCTATATAGTATATGGACAGGAGGAAgaatttttaccaaaaaaaaggacTAGGAATGGAGAAAGAATAATCATATGATTCGATGAACGTAAATGCacatttttgtgtatatatatacatgatgGAAACACATACATAGAGAGACCTAAACTACCTAATACCTATACattcaatatattttcatcatctttatcTACACAATGGtacatatcaaatcaatatattttttaaaatagtatttgtttGCTACTTGATAATTCTAACTTTTTCATTCTTGTGAGTTTTAGGAAACCATACTACGTATATCcatattgataaattttatcTGTTTTGGTCTTGTAAACGGCCAAATTTACAATGTACTCAAATTTGGTGCTGAAGGAGATGGTCAAACCGATGATTCAAATGtaagttatttgtttttatcactaaaatatatgaatttttgataaatattttcttaaaattaattactatttctttttcaaatagTGTTGCTACTTTTAATTAACGATATTATATTAAAAGGCTTTTTTACAAGCATGGAACGCTACATGTGGtggagaagaaaacataaatacacTTTTTATTCCCTCTGGAAAAACATATTTACTTCAACCTATTGAGTTCAAAGGTCCTTGTAAATCTACCTCCATAAAACTTCAGGTATGTTCatagttaattaatttatctaagAAATGTTAACACCaacaaatttgtattttattttatgtatttgaaGTTGGATGGTATCATTGTCGCACCTAGCAACATCACATCATGGTCCAACCCCAAATCTCAAACGTGGATTAGTTTTTCAGGTGTGCCTGGTCTAATGATTGATGGTTCAGGAACGATAAATGGTCGTGGTTCTTCCTTTTGGGAGGTAACAGTCTGTTatatcatatgtttttttttttttggggtaaAATGTAAAAGATTTTATACCATTTTCGAGTTTCGACAGAAATTACAGATAATACAAGTAGcagagaaaaaagtaaaatctatAGAAAAAcagacaataacaaaatacagcaaatgaaaaaagtataagtcttgagaaaaaacaaaagaaaaaacacgaTTCCGAGTTGCCAAAACTCAGAAATTTGCGTGATTTCCATAACTCCAAAAAGTTTGAGTCTCATCTTAGTTGACACGAGTTAACCCTAATcatatgtttttatgtttgttacttactaatttgttttcttttattcatcGGTATATCAAAAtcatgaattttttgttttccagcTAAGCTTGAAAGCTTCTGAACGGCCTAGAGTGAGTTTATCAAATTTACTACGcaattttttgtgattttttttcccgCGATAAAACATTCACTCAcaaaagtattattttttattttatttgcatGCAGGCACTACATATATGCAATTGTAATAATCTCACGATAAACGGGATAACTTCGATTGATAGTCCAAAAAGtcatatatcaatcaaaaattGCCATTATGTTGCAATAtcgaaaataaatattttggcaCCTGAGAATAGTCCCAACACAGATGGTATTGATATAAGTTACTCGACGAATGTCAATATATTTGACTCTACAATTCAAACTGGTGCGTACTTATTTACACGTTttattaatacaaatatatataacacaattatatgaatttaatCATTGAATTTTTAGGAGATGATTGCATAGCAATCAACACTGGAAGTTCCAGTATCAACATCACACAAGTGAATTGTGGACCTGGTCATGGAATAAGGTAATTTCATTATACTAATTCAATTTCTTAGATTACAAAATTAgtaaacatttataaataGAAAGATTTCATTGAAAGAAAACGtaactaataaaatttgttttataaacttGGAGAACAGTGTGGGAAGTCTTGGAGCTGATGGAGAAAATGCAGCAGTTAGTGATGTTTACGTGACTCAGTGTACTTTTAATAAAACGACGAATGGAGCTAGAATTAAGACATGGCAGGTATTTTATACTAATTGTTCTCTCGtttaaaataaactaatcaTGTAtaatatgtttgaatttaattttgatttggattttttaGGGTGGACAAGGTTATGCAAGAAACATAAGTTTTGAGAATATCACACTCATTAACGTACAAAATCCAATTATAATTGACCAACAATATACTGATAAAGTACTTCTTGATGCCACTAAGGTAAATACTTTATAAATGGAGTTATGTTATATTTGatatacattttgttttgaaagtACTAATAAATTGTtgaaacttatatattttgttttgttaggaTTCAGCGGTGGCAATTAGCAGTGTAAAATATGTTGGTTTTCAAGGAACAACACTTAACGAAGATGCTATAATGCTTAAATGTAGTGCCATCACATATTGTAAAGACATGGTCATAGATGATATTGAAGTTACCAtggaaaatggagaaaaaccTAAAGTTGAATGTGAAAATGTTGAAGGAGAATCCAGTGACAATGATTTGATGCGCGAGTGCTTTAATAGTAATAGTACTTTCAGTGGCGGAGTTAGGAATTATTTTTATCGGGGTCAAAGGATGTAAACTTTAGTTAATGGGAGAGTCAATATAGAGATTTCTAACCATTTCATATGTGTTTGAGTCATAATCATCTAAGaattatgattattttctaaatcttACGAGTGTCATCTAACCTAGTTCTTAATTAAGAATTTTGATGAgatgtatttttgtttgtcaacatCACAAAATGTCTTGATGAATTGTCGTTTAAATCCTATATTTACTTAGAAACAATCAATACACACAAATGTTGATGATGCCTTTTACAAGAGACATAGATTTATGTTGATTTTTGTAGCTGTTGATTTAGTTGCCTCCTATAATAACATCTACTAGCTCTCTGTTGGAACCTCGTTTGGTTTTTCGGTTGAGTTATGGACGTTATGGTGGGGCGATCTCTTGTCCTTCTCTTTGTGTTGCGTAATTTGTCTTTAGTCTGTAGGTGGCTTTGGCTGGGTTTACGAATGTCCATGTGTAAGGATGGGTGGTCCTAATTGGCGTTTCTCCTCTCGGATCTCAAGGACTTTCCTTGATCCTTCGTCTTTTCATGTTCATTGACTCTAAAGTGGTTGTGGTGGTTAGGTTCTATGctctcatcttcttgttaTATCGTCTTCGTTTCTGCCGTGGAGATGGTTTTTGTGAACTCAGTTTAATTCTCTCTTCTAGACACCTGTCAATTGCCTCTCCTTAGTGACAAACTGATCTATGGAAGTATTAGTCGGCTGCTTATAGGAAAGAGTTTTCAGAGTTGTGGTGTTGgaggttttagtttttacctCTTTagttgttattttatttttcatctcTTCTAATGCTTGTAATGTTTGTCTGCCTTTGTTTGGTCTTATGTTTTTGGGGATTTATATGTACCGGTCGGCTTTGTCTCCTAaacgattttcttttttgtcggCTTTGTATAATTCAAACGCATTCTATCAATGAAAtcctttaaacaaaaaaaaatcctagaAAAAAATAGCCAAATacaatttttacaaaatatcttATTATCAAAGTTAATAACTTATACGATCGTAACACATGACAAATCTATTGATCTTATATTTTGACATGTATCgaaaaagattttaactttttttttcctcttagaagaaaaagaaaacttaaaaaaaaaacaaatttacatatactaatttatcaCTGTAATGGAAAATTAATAGTAAGATGGAATGCATagaattaaattgttttctattgcaaaatcaaattgtatttgaattttgtacaatcaaattaaattttatttttattatcataaaatagatatttaaattgtattgcAAATTCGAATttgtaagattgaaatttggtttaaggaaataataaattaaatactgAAAAGTATGTAagttactatttaaaattcaaatatcatcaataagatgGAGTGTCTAGGGACTGGATAGTGCAGATTACTCATGTGTGTATGTGCGTATTCGTTATCACTTGGTCTGcatttatttgatgtttgtctGAGTGTTGTAAGTCTGACGTTGTTAGAGGATACATATGAGACATCGTTTCCACGAAATTCGTGTTCGAGtgtaatttttatgttatgataTATCGTAGGGAGCTTTTGTCCTCTACAGATTACGAAAAATAGATAATGTATAGACTAACAAAGTACtttattatgatttaataaatatttaaaatatatagtaaaattaaatatgtataatattaaattatggATTATTATTTGAcatatttactatttaaaatttaaatattattattaaatatttgaataaatttatattttatctagttaaaaataaaaattcctcgtacaaaaaaattatcttatatgttaaaaagaaacaaggcTTGTGTTTACGGAAATACCACTAGACTAAACACAGacaaggtaaaaaaaaaaaacagcttaCCAAATTTTTCTCCTCCTTCACGGCAAATCGTCACCGCCACATTATCTCCCAAACTaagaatctagggttttctaaGGGTTTTTAATCTTCGtccttctctccttctccagtTTTAGGTTTCAGGTTTATCTCTCGTTTCTTTCATCGAATCTTTTGATCTTTAGGTTAGTTTTGCTTCTCGTTGATGTTACTCTTTCCATTGTTATCTATGGTTCTGGATTCGTCATATCCTTCACGATCTTCATGTTTCTGGGTTTTTAAAATCATGCTGCGAAGTTTCAGTAATCGTGTCTCAGACTCGTCAATCTTTGTACTTGATTCTGAATTGTTGAGTGTTTGATTGTGTTGCAGTTTCAGATGGCGAGATACGCTGCTGGTGCGGTTGATTGTCCTGGTTCTCCCAAATCTGTGCGAATCGTTGTGGTTGGTGATAAGGGCACTGGAAAATCAAGCTTGATTGTTGCTGCAGCCACTGATTCTTTCCCTCCCAATGTCCCTCCTGTTTTGCCTGATTACAAGTTGCCTATTGAATTCTTCCCTGATGGTATACCCGTCACCATTGTCGACACTTCCTCGAGGTATATATCCTTATATAAGTTCACTGTATTGCTGGATAATTACTCTCTTAAATAAAGCtactttgaaagaaaataatttctagTTTAGAGAAAAGAGTGTTGCTTTTATATACAATATTGTTGTTGGGATTGCACTGTGCCAACTGTTTGTGGGTTTAGGATATTTTAAGCTTTGCCAGCTTTGTTGAGGTTCTTGAAgtatgttttgatgtttttgttcgTTGGTTCAGGCCAGAAGATAGGGACATTGTTGCTGAGGAATTGAAGCGCGCAGATGCAGTAGTTTTGACATATGCCTGTGATCGACCTGAGACTCTCGAACGTTTGAGTGAATACTGGCTTCCAGAGCTTCGGCGATTAGAGGTTTGATTttcatctctctgttttcagtTTGGTCATGTCAATCTTGTTGTGTGTAAAAGGTGTACAATATCTTATCTATTGATCATATCATTGTCATAATGCTAGAAGGTGTGACCTAAACCTTTGCTGTTTCTTATTAAGATTGGCTTGTGATGTTTTTGAACAGGTAAAAATTCCTATTATCGTAGCAGGATGTAAGCTTGACTTCAGAGACGACAATAACCAGGTCAGCCTCGAACAAGTGATGTCACCTATAATGCAGCAGTTTCGGGAGATAGAGACTTGTATCGAGTGTTCTGCCCTGAAGCAACTCCAGGTTTCATGACTTCTGAATTCCTCTTGATatgtgatatttttctttgttcaaacATGGCACAAATATTGGTCCGAGGTAGCTTAGGCATGTGCTTGTCTTACTAAGAAATTTCAAGGACTTAAGATGTGCTAAATTTTTGCCTGAAAGTAGATATTGTTGTTATTGGTTTGGACTTTTATCAGTCATGAACTGGAAATGCCTAGTCAGAAATTAGCATTCGGTGgtaattacaaattatattCCAGGTCTAAACTATCATCCTAATGCACAAGCTTTCCTGTAGGCACAAGAAGTTTTCTATTATGCACAAAAGACTGTCCTTCACCCAACAGGACCTCTGTTTGATCAAGATTCCCAGGCACTGAAACCCCGGTGTGTAAGGGCATTGAAGCGTATCTTTATACTCTGTGATCATGACAGAGATGGTGCTCTTAGCGAGGCTGAGTTAAATGATTTTCAGGTTCTTATATTTCCTCTTTCGTGTTTCATGTGCTTCGCTGTTCGTCATTGAATTGGCTTAGCCCTATCCttcagattttaaaaagaagcTTGAAGTTTAATTATGTTATCCCCATGACGCACCTAATAGTTGTTTTACAATAGGTCAAGTGTTTCCATGCACCATTGCAGCCTTCTGAAATTGAAGGTGTTAAGAGGGTTGTGCAAGAAAAGTTGCCAGAAGGTGTGAATGAAAGAGGACTGACAGTCACTGGCTTCCTATTTTTACATGCACTTTTTATTGAGAAAGGGAGGCTTGAGACTACGTGGACTGTACTCAGGAAGTTTGGGTATAATAATGATATAAGACTTGCTGAAGAATTGCTTCCATCTGCAATATTCAAGCGAGCTCCTGATCAGGTAAATTTGCAGAAATAACATCCATTGTTCTTCATTATTGTATTTGTTGGTGTTTCAATAATCTATTACTGGAAAGAGCTGTATATCGAgcattaaattttgtaatcttATCAGAAATAAGAATTTTGGATGCCTACATTACTGGAAAACGGTTATCTTACAGCTCACATTAACTTGCCTTCCTTGGTATTGTGCAGCTAATGTTTGTGTTCATTGTTTTTGTAGAGCTTTGAGTTGACAAATGCAGCAATCGATTTCCTGAAAGGAATGTATATGTTGTTTGATGACGACCAggtatgtttcttttcttataaatgGCGTAGTGTTGAGTTGACAAATAAATTTCTCAGACTGAATTTGCACTTTGCAGGATAACAATCTGAGACCTCAAGAGATCGAGGATCTTTTTTCAACTGCACCTGAAAGGTACCTTTTTTACACCTCCAGAAGGCAAAGAACGTGTACTTTTGATTATGGTAATCTCCATTATATTGCCATGCCATACTAAATTGTGAATGGCAGTCCATGGAAGGAAGCTCCTTATGAAGATGCTGCGGAAAAAACTGCCCTTGGAGGACTATCATTTGACGCTTTCCTGTCAATGGTAATCAATACTCTTTTACATGCTTAACAACATAATGAAGCATTCTTGTGCATGCATTATACACATACTCatccttctttattttatttttctttgattttgttgactGACATACTTAAATTTCACacaattctctctttattttcttgtaacaCATCCAATTTATAGTTGGATTATATGTCGTTTTGCGATTTTGAATGGATTTTACTCTGGGCCAA includes:
- a CDS encoding Pectin lyase-like superfamily protein (Pectin lyase-like superfamily protein; FUNCTIONS IN: polygalacturonase activity; INVOLVED IN: carbohydrate metabolic process; LOCATED IN: cellular_component unknown; EXPRESSED IN: central cell; CONTAINS InterPro DOMAIN/s: Pectin lyase fold/virulence factor (InterPro:IPR011050), Glycoside hydrolase, family 28 (InterPro:IPR000743), Pectin lyase fold (InterPro:IPR012334), Parallel beta-helix repeat (InterPro:IPR006626); BEST Arabidopsis thaliana protein match is: Pectin lyase-like superfamily protein (TAIR:AT4G35670.1); Has 30201 Blast hits to 17322 proteins in 780 species: Archae - 12; Bacteria - 1396; Metazoa - 17338; Fungi - 3422; Plants - 5037; Viruses - 0; Other Eukaryotes - 2996 (source: NCBI BLink).) — its product is MEDMVTIQKNGDIPAFVRVTTQWHGLMSFPETILRISILINFICFGLVNGQIYNVLKFGAEGDGQTDDSNAFLQAWNATCGGEENINTLFIPSGKTYLLQPIEFKGPCKSTSIKLQLDGIIVAPSNITSWSNPKSQTWISFSGVPGLMIDGSGTINGRGSSFWEALHICNCNNLTINGITSIDSPKSHISIKNCHYVAISKINILAPENSPNTDGIDISYSTNVNIFDSTIQTGDDCIAINTGSSSINITQVNCGPGHGISVGSLGADGENAAVSDVYVTQCTFNKTTNGARIKTWQGGQGYARNISFENITLINVQNPIIIDQQYTDKVLLDATKDSAVAISSVKYVGFQGTTLNEDAIMLKCSAITYCKDMVIDDIEVTMENGEKPKVECENVEGESSDNDLMRECFNSNSTFSGGSVGGFGWVYECPCVRMGGPNWRFSSRISRTFLDPSSFHVH
- the MIRO1 gene encoding MIRO-related GTP-ase 1 (MIRO-related GTP-ase 1 (MIRO1); FUNCTIONS IN: GTP binding; INVOLVED IN: pollen tube growth, mitochondrion organization, embryo development, embryo development ending in seed dormancy; LOCATED IN: mitochondrion; EXPRESSED IN: 31 plant structures; EXPRESSED DURING: 16 growth stages; CONTAINS InterPro DOMAIN/s: EF-Hand 1, calcium-binding site (InterPro:IPR018247), EF hand associated, type-1 (InterPro:IPR013566), Mitochondrial Rho-like (InterPro:IPR013684), EF hand associated, type-2 (InterPro:IPR013567), Ras GTPase (InterPro:IPR001806), Small GTP-binding protein (InterPro:IPR005225), Small GTPase (InterPro:IPR020851), Mitochondrial Rho GTPase (InterPro:IPR021181), MIRO (InterPro:IPR020860); BEST Arabidopsis thaliana protein match is: MIRO-related GTP-ase 2 (TAIR:AT3G63150.1); Has 1807 Blast hits to 1807 proteins in 277 species: Archae - 0; Bacteria - 0; Metazoa - 736; Fungi - 347; Plants - 385; Viruses - 0; Other Eukaryotes - 339 (source: NCBI BLink).), which translates into the protein MARYAAGAVDCPGSPKSVRIVVVGDKGTGKSSLIVAAATDSFPPNVPPVLPDYKLPIEFFPDGIPVTIVDTSSRPEDRDIVAEELKRADAVVLTYACDRPETLERLSEYWLPELRRLEVKIPIIVAGCKLDFRDDNNQVSLEQVMSPIMQQFREIETCIECSALKQLQAQEVFYYAQKTVLHPTGPLFDQDSQALKPRCVRALKRIFILCDHDRDGALSEAELNDFQVKCFHAPLQPSEIEGVKRVVQEKLPEGVNERGLTVTGFLFLHALFIEKGRLETTWTVLRKFGYNNDIRLAEELLPSAIFKRAPDQSFELTNAAIDFLKGMYMLFDDDQDNNLRPQEIEDLFSTAPESPWKEAPYEDAAEKTALGGLSFDAFLSMWSLMTLLEPARSVENLIYIGFPGDPSTAIRVTRRRRLDRKKQQCERKVFQCFVFGPNNAGKSALLNCFLGRSYTDNQESTTDERYAVNMVDESGAKKTLIMREIPEDGVQGLFSSKESLAACDIAVFVYDSSDESSWKRATQLLVEVANYGEATGYEVPCLMVSAKDDLDSSPISIQESTRMTQDMGIEPPVSISSKLGDFNNLFRKILTAAQHPHLSIPETEAGKSRKHYNRLINRSLMAVSIGAAAVVVGLAAYRVYATRKSSSA